A region from the Anomalospiza imberbis isolate Cuckoo-Finch-1a 21T00152 chromosome 23, ASM3175350v1, whole genome shotgun sequence genome encodes:
- the TMEM51 gene encoding transmembrane protein 51 — protein sequence MAQSRANGSHYALTAIGLGMLVLGIIMAVWNLVPGFGPPDKPGSHAGNSSKPDRGSGGILKSKTFSVAYVLVGAGVLLLLLSLCLNVRDKKRQSEDLAIAHVQHQVSAEPSQQEDSQEEDEDVSSQYYVPSYEEVMNTGYSEPRDSDRSNRLSVSLPSYESLAGLEEGSAAPGAAGGEPSLERPPSRHSSRLSKRLKPLKVRRIKSEKLHLKDIRLNLAQGNSSVPVTIEPLTPPPKYEEIQEKMPVSQQMP from the exons aTGGCCCAGTCCCGGGCCAACGGGTCCCACTACGCCCTGACGGCCATCGGGCTGGGCATGCTGGTGCTCGGCATCATCATGGCCGTGTGGAACCTCGTGCCCGGCTTTGGCCCCCCCGACAAACCCGGCAGCCACGCCGGCAACAGCAGCAAGCCCGACCGCGGCTCCGGCGGCATCCTGAAGAGCAAAACCTTCTCGGTGGCCTACGTGCTGGTGGGGGCCGgcgtgctgctgctcctgctctccctctgcCTCAACGTGCGCGACAAGAAGAGGCAGAGCGAAGACCTCGCCATCGCTCACGTGCAGCACCAGGTGTCTGCGGAGCCCTCGCAGCAGGAGGACAG TCAAGAAGAGGATGAAGATGTCTCTTCCCAATATTATGTGCCCAGCTACGAGGAGGTGATGAACACGGGCTACTCCGAGCCCAGAGACTCGGACAGGAGCAACAGGCTCAGCGTGTCCTTGCCCTCCTACGAGtccttggcagggctggaggagggcagCGCTGCGCCCGGAGCGGCAGGCGGGGAGCCCAGCCTGGAGAGGCCGCccagccggcacagctcccgccTCAGCAAGCGCCTCAAGCCCCTCAAGGTCCGCAGGATCAAGTCAGAGAAGCTGCACCTGAAGGACATCAGGCTAAACCTGGCGCAGGGCAACAGCAGCGTCCCGGTCACGATAGAGCCCCTCACCCCTCCGCCCAAGTATGAGGAGATCCAGGAGAAAATGCCAGTGAGCCAGCaaatgccttaa
- the SLC45A1 gene encoding proton-associated sugar transporter A, whose product MIPPSAPSPVSDAALLSGVASQEVWRPPVPGYSGLPTRHISHRANNFKRHPKRRKHIRPSPPPPPNTPCPIDLVDFGDLQPQRSFLELLFNGCILFGLEFSYAMETAYVTPVLLQMGLPDQLYGMVWFISPILGFLLQPLLGAWSDRCTSRFGRRRPFILVLAVGALLGLSLMLNGKDIGSALSDTENNHKWGIILTVCGVVLMDFSADSADNPSHAYMMDVCSPVDQDRGLNIHALLAGLGGGFGYVVGGIHWDKTSFGKAVGGQLRVIYVFTSVVLTIATVLTLVSIPERPLKSSNRKKKVMKSPSLPLPPSPPFFFEDSVNENSASHNSAHLQASFTSPVSPMSPLTPKYGSFISRDNSLTGLNEFASSFGTSNIDSVLIDCFTGGHNSYMTLPASLSRQPVSVSFPRVPDGCYHGANGILEQGESSLTSGSDSDVLRVGSLDAIKPRSSGILKRPQTLAIPDAVTGHCPENNRRRNVTFSQQVANILLNGVKYESELNESGETSEQPLSVKLLCSTICHMPKALRNLCINHFLGWLSFEGMLLFYTDFMGEVVFQGNPKAPHNSDEYQKYNTGVTMGCWGMCIYAFSAAFYSAVLEKLEERFSTRTLYFVAYLAFGLGTGLATLSRNVYVLLSLCATYGILFATLCTLPYSLLCDYYQSREFVGSQAEGTRRGMGVDISLLSCQYFLAQILVALAMGPLTAAVGSASSAMYFSSLVSFLGCLFSSLCVTYELLPTEELPPVEEQRPLLPRARNE is encoded by the exons ATGATTCCACCATCTGCACCCAGCCCTGTCAGCGATGCTGCACTCTTGTCAGGTGTGGCTTCTCAGGAAGTCTGGAGGCCACCAGTTCCAGGCTATTCTGGGCTGCCCACACGGCACATAAGTCATCGGGCCAACAACTTCAAGAGACACCCgaaaaggagaaaacacatCCGGCcttcgccgccgccgccgccaaaTACTCCGTGTCCCATTGATCTGGTTGACTTTGGGGATCTCCAGCCTCAGAGGTCTTTCTTGGAACTCCTTTTCAATGGGTGCATTCTCTTTGGGCTTGAATTCAGCTATGCCATGGAAACAGCCTATGTTacccctgtgctgctccagatGGGGCTTCCAGACCAACTGTATGGAATGGTGTGGTTCATCAGCCCTATATTAG GGTTTTTGCTACAGCCTTTGCTGGGAGCCTGGAGTGATAGATGCACATCAAGATTTGGGAGGAGAAGACCTTTCATCCTGGTTTTAGCAGTAG GAGCATTGCTTGGGCTCTCACTTATGCTGAATGGCAAAGATATAGGGAGTGCCTTGTCTGACACTGAGAATAACCACAAATGGGGGATCATCCTTACAGTCTGTGGTGTTGTCCTCATGGACTTCAGTGCAGATTCAGCAGACAATCCCAGTCATGCCTACATGATGGATGTGTGCAGCCCAGTGGATCAAGACAGGGGCCTCAACATCCACGCTTTGTTAGCAG GTCTTGGAGGTGGCTTTGGTTATGTTGTTGGAGGAATACACTGGGATAAAACCAGTTTTGGAAAAGCTGTAGGAGGGCAACTTCGTGTCATCTATGTCTTCACCTCAGTTGTACTGACTATTGCTACTGTGCTGACTCTAGTTAGCATTCCAGAGAGACCCTTAAAGTCCTctaacaggaagaaaaaggtgATGAAAAGTCCAAgtcttcctctccctccttctccaccTTTCTTCTTTGAGGACAGTGTAAATGAAAACTCTGCTTCTCATAACTCAGCTCACTTACAGGCAAGTTTTACGAGTCCTGTTTCTCCCATGAGCCCACTCACGCCAAAATACGGGAGTTTTATCAGCAGAGACAATTCTTTGACGGGACTTAATGAGTTTGCATCATCCTTTGGGACTTCAAATATTGACAGTGTGCTTATAGACTGTTTTACAGGCGGGCATAATAGTTACATGACACTTCCAGCTAGTTTGTCCAGGCAGCCTGTCAGTGTCAGCTTTCCTCGGGTGCCTGATGGCTGTTACCATGGAGCAAATGGAATTCTGGAGCAAGGGGAAAGCAGCTTAACATCAGGGTCTGATAGTGATGTGCTGAGAGTGGGCTCACTGGATGCAATAAAGCCACGGTCATCAGGGATCTTGAAAAGACCTCAGACCTTGGCCATCCCAGATGCTGTAACAGGACACTGCCCAGAGAAtaacagaagaagaaatgtaACCTTCAGCCAACAG GTTGCTAACATCCTGCTGAACGGGGTGAAGTACGAGAGCGAGCTGAACGAATCGGGCGAGACCTCAGAGCAGCCCCTGTCTGTGAAGCTGCTTTGCTCAACCATCTGCCACATGCCCAAGGCTCTCCGTAACCTCTGCATCAACCACTTCCTAG GGTGGCTTTCATTTGAGGGGATGTTACTCTTTTATACTGACTTCATGGGAGAAGTAGTGTTCCAAGGAAACCCAAAAGCACCTCACAACTCAGATGAGTATCAGAAGTACAACACTGGGGTCACCATGGGCTGCTGGGGAATGTGCATCTATGCATTCAGTGCTGCTTTCTATTCAG CCGTGCTGGAGAAGCTGGAGGAGCGGTTTAGCACACGGACCCTGTACTTTGTGGCATATTTGGCCTTTGGGTTGGGCACGGGCCTGGCCACGCTCTCCAGGAATGTCTAcgtgctgctgtccctgtgcgCTACCTACGGCATTCTGTTCGCCACGCTCTGCACGCTGCCCTACTCCCTGCTCTGCGACTACTACCAGAGCCGAGAG TTCGTAGGCTCGCAGGCGGAGGGCACGCGGCGTGGGATGGGCGTTGACATCTCCCTGCTGAGCTGCCAATACTTCCTGGCGCAGATCCTCGTGGCCCTGGCCATGGGGCCGCTGACGGCGGCCGTGGGCAGCGCCAGCAGTGCCATGTACTTCTCCAGCCTGGTGTCCTTCCTGGGCTGCCTCTTCTCCTCCCTCTGCGTCACCTACGAGCTGCTGCCCACCGAGGAGCTGCCGCCCGTCGAGGAGCAGCGTCCGCTCCTGCCCCGTGCGCGGAACGAATAA
- the MRPS16 gene encoding small ribosomal subunit protein bS16m — protein sequence MVQLGSRLLRGRGGHVVIRFALGGCTNRPFFRIVAANSRRARDGKYLEQLGCLDPLPNAHGEKVAGLNLERLRYWLGCGAQLSRPAEKLLGLAGFLPLHPMTVTGAERLRRRRQREQQPEAAPADGSAETGTGTAP from the exons ATGGTGCAGCTCG GGAGCCGCCTCCTGAGGGGCCGCGGCGGCCACGTCGTCATCCGCTTCGCGCTCGGGGGCTGCACCAACCGGCCGTTCTTCCGCATCGTGGCGGCCAACAGCAGGCGCGCCCGCGATGGGAAGTACCTGGAGCAGCTCGGCTGCCTGGACCCGCTGCCCAACGCGCACGGCGAGAAGGTGGCGGGGCTCAACCTGGAGCGGCTGCGCTACTGGCTGGGCTGCGGCGCGCAGCTGTCCCGGCCCGCCGAGAAGCTCCTGG GGCTGGCGGGCTTCCTGCCGCTCCACCCCATGACGGTGACCGGCGCCGAGAGGCTGCGCCGGCGGCGACAGCGTGAGCAGCAGCCCGAGGCTGCCCCTGCGGACGGCTCGGCTGagaccggcaccggcaccgcgcCCTGA